In the genome of Raphanus sativus cultivar WK10039 chromosome 4, ASM80110v3, whole genome shotgun sequence, one region contains:
- the LOC108854737 gene encoding LEAF RUST 10 DISEASE-RESISTANCE LOCUS RECEPTOR-LIKE PROTEIN KINASE-like 1.3 isoform X3, which produces MFSSILFGFSNANSCLILLSFLFYFHHLPCALSQPDLKFCDNLFHCGNITAGFPFWGGARAEPCGHPSLGLHCGPNSNKTYFIFSGQMYSVLFLDSSTNTLGLARQDFLGGSFCNSTLTGTTLTPDLFQLSPEYTTLFVYYLCQSHLPNPANFKCPSIGVASLHRSNKNHEKCSASFNITVPTSYVPEGETLNLTRLQSVLQKGFEVKLRIDGRPCQECKSTGGVCGYDVGTPVCCKKNSSSKIKCHRMIPSEVTKSNKTGLTTKQKLGIGFAGGFLGATLLAGAVLCVMSRRKKLAAQNISKGLSTTSPYSSSNTMSKTTTSTTISGSNHSLMPSISNLANGSVYFGVQVFSYEELEEATANFSRELGDGGFGTVYYGILKDGRAVAVKRLFERSLRRVEQFKNEIDILRHLKHPNLVILYGCTTRHSRELLLVYEYISNGTLADHLHGDQAQSRPICWPARLNIAIQTASALSFLHASGIIHRDVKTTNILLDSNYQVKVADFGLSRLFSTDQTHISTAPQGTPGYVDPEYYQCYRLNEKSDVYSFGVVLSELISSKEAVDITRHRHDINLANMAVTKIQNDAVHELADLTLGFARDPAVKRMMMSVAELAFRCLQQEREVRPSMDEIVEVLRGIQKEGMRDFPEVVEIDVSGGDEVVLLRHGVPPPLSPVTEKETSSSNTTASSF; this is translated from the exons ATGTTCTCTTCAATACTCTTCGGTTTCTCAAACGCCAATTCTTGTCTGATCTTGTTATCCTTTTTGTTCTACTTTCACCATCTTCCTTGTGCGCTAAGTCAACCAGACCTTAAGTTCTGTGATAACCTGTTTCACTGTGGGAATATAACAGCGGGGTTTCCTTTCTGGGGAGGGGCTCGAGCAGAACCTTGTGGTCATCCTTCTTTGGGGCTCCACTGTGGCCCAAACTCGAACAAGACTTACTTTATTTTCTCAGGTCAGATGTACAGTGTCCTTTTCTTAGACAGCTCAACTAACACCCTTGGGCTTGCTAGGCAAGACTTTTTAGGTGGATCATTCTGCAATTCTACATTAACCGGTACAACGTTGACTCCTGACCTCTTTCAGCTTTCGCCAGAGTACACGACCCTCTTTGTTTACTACCTCTGCCAATCTCATCTTCCCAATCCGGCGAATTTCAAATGTCCTAGTATTGGTGTTGCATCACTGCATCGGAGcaataaaaatcatgaaaagTGTTCTGCAAGTTTCAACATCACTGTTCCAACAAGTTATGTCCCAGAGGGTGAAACCTTGAACTTGACCCGTTTACAAAGTGTTCTTCAAAAGGGATTTGAGGTGAAACTGAGGATTGATGGGAGACCGTGTCAAGAATGTAAATCCACGGGTGGAGTCTGCGGCTACGATGTTGGCACTCCCGTTTGCTGCAAGAAAAATTCTTCATCCAAAATCAAATGCCATCGAATGATTCCATCTG aagtcaccaaatcaaataaaacag GACTCACCACAAAACAGAAACTAG GAATCGGATTCGCTGGCGGATTCTTGGGTGCCACTCTTTTAGCAGGAGCTGTACTCTGTGTCATGTCGAGAAGAAAGAAACTGGCAGCTCAAAACATAAGCAAAGGCCTTTCAACAACATCTCCTTATTCAAGCAGTAATACAATGTCCAAAACTACAACTTCCACAACAATCTCCGGAAGCAACCATTCTCTCATGCCATCAATCTCCAACCTTGCAAACGGAAGCGTATACTTCGGAGTTCAAGTGTTCAGCTACGAAGAACTCGAGGAAGCCACTGCGAATTTCTCTAGAGAGCTTGGAGATGGAGGATTCGGTACTGTCTACTATG GCATACTAAAGGATGGACGAGCAGTAGCTGTAAAACGACTGTTCGAGAGATCACTAAGACGAGTAGAGCAATTCAAGAACGAGATCGATATCTTGAGGCACTTGAAACACCCAAACCTAGTGATTCTATACGGATGCACGACAAGACATAGCAGAGAGCTACTCTTAGTGTACGAATACATCTCTAATGGCACACTCGCTGATCATTTACATGGAGACCAAGCACAGTCTCGTCCTATTTGCTGGCCTGCAAGACTCAACATCGCCATTCAAACCGCTAGTGCATTGTCTTTTCTCCATGCCTCAG GAATCATACACAGAGATGTGAAGACTACAAACATTCTTCTAGATAGCAACTACCAAGTGAAAGTAGCTGACTTTGGTCTCTCACGCTTGTTCTCGACCGATCAAACTCACATCTCCACCGCGCCGCAAGGAACTCCCGGATACGTTGATCCCGAGTACTACCAATGTTACCGTCTCAACGAGAAGAGCGACGTCTACAGCTTCGGAGTCGTCCTCTCGGAGCTGATCTCGTCCAAAGAAGCAGTCGACATCACTCGGCACCGCCACGACATCAACCTCGCGAACATGGCCGTCACCAAGATCCAAAACGACGCCGTCCACGAGCTCGCCGACCTGACCCTCGGGTTCGCGAGGGATCCGGCGGTGAAGAGGATGATGATGTCGGTTGCTGAGCTGGCGTTCCGGTGTTTGCAGCAGGAGAGGGAAGTGAGGCCGTCGATGGATGAGATCGTCGAGGTTTTGAGAGGGATTCAGAAGGAAGGGATGCGAGATTTTCCGGAGGTGGTGGAGATTGATGTGAGCGGAGGAGACGAAGTTGTGTTGCTAAGACACGGTGTTCCTCCGCCGTTATCGCCGGTGACTGAGAAAGAGACGAGTAGTTCGAATACGACAGCGAGTTCGTTTTGA
- the LOC108854737 gene encoding LEAF RUST 10 DISEASE-RESISTANCE LOCUS RECEPTOR-LIKE PROTEIN KINASE-like 1.3 isoform X1, producing the protein MFLFIFIFFFFFFFFFFSLLLIFKKKKAEESTMINVYQSLTKSWSYATIWMIFVIPSFSFSVDDHHKKCAQWFDCANLVELNYPFWKPDRKECGHPDFKVNCSGDFAEISISTVKFQILSAKFNILRLAIKDYHNNLCPQYPENVTINQDVLHFSADAMMSILYYNCSDQSVDVPLGFHITKLDCEDTSGGQSYFVSSALRSWDSAILEKSSASCERNVTIPVSRSALRIQDGNPTLEAIKMALNEGFEVTFKSECGECAKSQGSCGSNDSSRAFVCYCENGPHEHTCDNEIPKTSPYKTAEVTKSNKTGLTTKQKLGIGFAGGFLGATLLAGAVLCVMSRRKKLAAQNISKGLSTTSPYSSSNTMSKTTTSTTISGSNHSLMPSISNLANGSVYFGVQVFSYEELEEATANFSRELGDGGFGTVYYGILKDGRAVAVKRLFERSLRRVEQFKNEIDILRHLKHPNLVILYGCTTRHSRELLLVYEYISNGTLADHLHGDQAQSRPICWPARLNIAIQTASALSFLHASGIIHRDVKTTNILLDSNYQVKVADFGLSRLFSTDQTHISTAPQGTPGYVDPEYYQCYRLNEKSDVYSFGVVLSELISSKEAVDITRHRHDINLANMAVTKIQNDAVHELADLTLGFARDPAVKRMMMSVAELAFRCLQQEREVRPSMDEIVEVLRGIQKEGMRDFPEVVEIDVSGGDEVVLLRHGVPPPLSPVTEKETSSSNTTASSF; encoded by the exons ATGTTCCtattcatcttcatcttcttcttcttcttcttcttcttcttcttcagcctcTTACTCatcttcaagaaaaaaaaagcagaggAGAGTACCATGATAAATGTTTATCAGTCTCTGACAAAATCTTGGTCCTATGCAACCATATGGATGATCTTTGTCATCCCCTCTTTTTCGTTTTCAGTTGATGATCATCATAAAAAATGCGCTCAGTGGTTTGATTGCGCCAATCTGGTAGAACTCAATTATCCCTTTTGGAAACCTGATAGAAAAGAGTGCGGCCACCCGGATTTTAAGGTTAACTGCAGTGGAGATTTTGCAGAGATAAGTATATCCACAGTTAAGTTTCAAATCCTTTCTGCCAAGTTTAACATCCTTAGACTTGCCATAAAGGATTATCACAACAATCTTTGTCCCCAATACCCTGAGAATGTAACAATCAACCAAGATGTCCTTCACTTTTCTGCCGACGCCATGATGTCAATACTTTACTACAACTGCTCTGATCAAAGTGTAGATGTTCCTCTCGGTTTTCACATTACAAAGCTAGACTGTGAAGATACTAGTGGTGGCCAAAGTTACTTTGTCTCGTCCGCTTTACGTTCCTGGGATAGCGCTATCTTAGAAAAGTCAAGCGCATCGTGTGAAAGAAATGTCACTATTCCTGTCTCTCGATCTGCCTTGAGGATTCAAGATGGAAATCCGACTCTGGAGGCTATAAAGATGGCTCTTAACGAGGGTTTCGAGGTTACATTTAAAAGTGAATGTGGGGAATGCGCAAAATCGCAGGGTTCTTGTGGTTCTAATGATAGCTCGAGAGCATTCGTTTGCTATTGTGAGAACGGGCCTCACGAGCATACTTGCGATAATGAGATACCAAAGACGA GTCCCTACAAAACTGCAG aagtcaccaaatcaaataaaacag GACTCACCACAAAACAGAAACTAG GAATCGGATTCGCTGGCGGATTCTTGGGTGCCACTCTTTTAGCAGGAGCTGTACTCTGTGTCATGTCGAGAAGAAAGAAACTGGCAGCTCAAAACATAAGCAAAGGCCTTTCAACAACATCTCCTTATTCAAGCAGTAATACAATGTCCAAAACTACAACTTCCACAACAATCTCCGGAAGCAACCATTCTCTCATGCCATCAATCTCCAACCTTGCAAACGGAAGCGTATACTTCGGAGTTCAAGTGTTCAGCTACGAAGAACTCGAGGAAGCCACTGCGAATTTCTCTAGAGAGCTTGGAGATGGAGGATTCGGTACTGTCTACTATG GCATACTAAAGGATGGACGAGCAGTAGCTGTAAAACGACTGTTCGAGAGATCACTAAGACGAGTAGAGCAATTCAAGAACGAGATCGATATCTTGAGGCACTTGAAACACCCAAACCTAGTGATTCTATACGGATGCACGACAAGACATAGCAGAGAGCTACTCTTAGTGTACGAATACATCTCTAATGGCACACTCGCTGATCATTTACATGGAGACCAAGCACAGTCTCGTCCTATTTGCTGGCCTGCAAGACTCAACATCGCCATTCAAACCGCTAGTGCATTGTCTTTTCTCCATGCCTCAG GAATCATACACAGAGATGTGAAGACTACAAACATTCTTCTAGATAGCAACTACCAAGTGAAAGTAGCTGACTTTGGTCTCTCACGCTTGTTCTCGACCGATCAAACTCACATCTCCACCGCGCCGCAAGGAACTCCCGGATACGTTGATCCCGAGTACTACCAATGTTACCGTCTCAACGAGAAGAGCGACGTCTACAGCTTCGGAGTCGTCCTCTCGGAGCTGATCTCGTCCAAAGAAGCAGTCGACATCACTCGGCACCGCCACGACATCAACCTCGCGAACATGGCCGTCACCAAGATCCAAAACGACGCCGTCCACGAGCTCGCCGACCTGACCCTCGGGTTCGCGAGGGATCCGGCGGTGAAGAGGATGATGATGTCGGTTGCTGAGCTGGCGTTCCGGTGTTTGCAGCAGGAGAGGGAAGTGAGGCCGTCGATGGATGAGATCGTCGAGGTTTTGAGAGGGATTCAGAAGGAAGGGATGCGAGATTTTCCGGAGGTGGTGGAGATTGATGTGAGCGGAGGAGACGAAGTTGTGTTGCTAAGACACGGTGTTCCTCCGCCGTTATCGCCGGTGACTGAGAAAGAGACGAGTAGTTCGAATACGACAGCGAGTTCGTTTTGA
- the LOC108854737 gene encoding LEAF RUST 10 DISEASE-RESISTANCE LOCUS RECEPTOR-LIKE PROTEIN KINASE-like 1.3 isoform X2 codes for MFLFIFIFFFFFFFFFFSLLLIFKKKKAEESTMINVYQSLTKSWSYATIWMIFVIPSFSFSVDDHHKKCAQWFDCANLVELNYPFWKPDRKECGHPDFKVNCSGDFAEISISTVKFQILSAKFNILRLAIKDYHNNLCPQYPENVTINQDVLHFSADAMMSILYYNCSDQSVDVPLGFHITKLDCEDTSGGQSYFVSSALRSWDSAILEKSSASCERNVTIPVSRSALRIQDGNPTLEAIKMALNEGFEVTFKSECGECAKSQGSCGSNDSSRAFVCYCENGPHEHTCDNEIPKTKVTKSNKTGLTTKQKLGIGFAGGFLGATLLAGAVLCVMSRRKKLAAQNISKGLSTTSPYSSSNTMSKTTTSTTISGSNHSLMPSISNLANGSVYFGVQVFSYEELEEATANFSRELGDGGFGTVYYGILKDGRAVAVKRLFERSLRRVEQFKNEIDILRHLKHPNLVILYGCTTRHSRELLLVYEYISNGTLADHLHGDQAQSRPICWPARLNIAIQTASALSFLHASGIIHRDVKTTNILLDSNYQVKVADFGLSRLFSTDQTHISTAPQGTPGYVDPEYYQCYRLNEKSDVYSFGVVLSELISSKEAVDITRHRHDINLANMAVTKIQNDAVHELADLTLGFARDPAVKRMMMSVAELAFRCLQQEREVRPSMDEIVEVLRGIQKEGMRDFPEVVEIDVSGGDEVVLLRHGVPPPLSPVTEKETSSSNTTASSF; via the exons ATGTTCCtattcatcttcatcttcttcttcttcttcttcttcttcttcttcagcctcTTACTCatcttcaagaaaaaaaaagcagaggAGAGTACCATGATAAATGTTTATCAGTCTCTGACAAAATCTTGGTCCTATGCAACCATATGGATGATCTTTGTCATCCCCTCTTTTTCGTTTTCAGTTGATGATCATCATAAAAAATGCGCTCAGTGGTTTGATTGCGCCAATCTGGTAGAACTCAATTATCCCTTTTGGAAACCTGATAGAAAAGAGTGCGGCCACCCGGATTTTAAGGTTAACTGCAGTGGAGATTTTGCAGAGATAAGTATATCCACAGTTAAGTTTCAAATCCTTTCTGCCAAGTTTAACATCCTTAGACTTGCCATAAAGGATTATCACAACAATCTTTGTCCCCAATACCCTGAGAATGTAACAATCAACCAAGATGTCCTTCACTTTTCTGCCGACGCCATGATGTCAATACTTTACTACAACTGCTCTGATCAAAGTGTAGATGTTCCTCTCGGTTTTCACATTACAAAGCTAGACTGTGAAGATACTAGTGGTGGCCAAAGTTACTTTGTCTCGTCCGCTTTACGTTCCTGGGATAGCGCTATCTTAGAAAAGTCAAGCGCATCGTGTGAAAGAAATGTCACTATTCCTGTCTCTCGATCTGCCTTGAGGATTCAAGATGGAAATCCGACTCTGGAGGCTATAAAGATGGCTCTTAACGAGGGTTTCGAGGTTACATTTAAAAGTGAATGTGGGGAATGCGCAAAATCGCAGGGTTCTTGTGGTTCTAATGATAGCTCGAGAGCATTCGTTTGCTATTGTGAGAACGGGCCTCACGAGCATACTTGCGATAATGAGATACCAAAGACGA aagtcaccaaatcaaataaaacag GACTCACCACAAAACAGAAACTAG GAATCGGATTCGCTGGCGGATTCTTGGGTGCCACTCTTTTAGCAGGAGCTGTACTCTGTGTCATGTCGAGAAGAAAGAAACTGGCAGCTCAAAACATAAGCAAAGGCCTTTCAACAACATCTCCTTATTCAAGCAGTAATACAATGTCCAAAACTACAACTTCCACAACAATCTCCGGAAGCAACCATTCTCTCATGCCATCAATCTCCAACCTTGCAAACGGAAGCGTATACTTCGGAGTTCAAGTGTTCAGCTACGAAGAACTCGAGGAAGCCACTGCGAATTTCTCTAGAGAGCTTGGAGATGGAGGATTCGGTACTGTCTACTATG GCATACTAAAGGATGGACGAGCAGTAGCTGTAAAACGACTGTTCGAGAGATCACTAAGACGAGTAGAGCAATTCAAGAACGAGATCGATATCTTGAGGCACTTGAAACACCCAAACCTAGTGATTCTATACGGATGCACGACAAGACATAGCAGAGAGCTACTCTTAGTGTACGAATACATCTCTAATGGCACACTCGCTGATCATTTACATGGAGACCAAGCACAGTCTCGTCCTATTTGCTGGCCTGCAAGACTCAACATCGCCATTCAAACCGCTAGTGCATTGTCTTTTCTCCATGCCTCAG GAATCATACACAGAGATGTGAAGACTACAAACATTCTTCTAGATAGCAACTACCAAGTGAAAGTAGCTGACTTTGGTCTCTCACGCTTGTTCTCGACCGATCAAACTCACATCTCCACCGCGCCGCAAGGAACTCCCGGATACGTTGATCCCGAGTACTACCAATGTTACCGTCTCAACGAGAAGAGCGACGTCTACAGCTTCGGAGTCGTCCTCTCGGAGCTGATCTCGTCCAAAGAAGCAGTCGACATCACTCGGCACCGCCACGACATCAACCTCGCGAACATGGCCGTCACCAAGATCCAAAACGACGCCGTCCACGAGCTCGCCGACCTGACCCTCGGGTTCGCGAGGGATCCGGCGGTGAAGAGGATGATGATGTCGGTTGCTGAGCTGGCGTTCCGGTGTTTGCAGCAGGAGAGGGAAGTGAGGCCGTCGATGGATGAGATCGTCGAGGTTTTGAGAGGGATTCAGAAGGAAGGGATGCGAGATTTTCCGGAGGTGGTGGAGATTGATGTGAGCGGAGGAGACGAAGTTGTGTTGCTAAGACACGGTGTTCCTCCGCCGTTATCGCCGGTGACTGAGAAAGAGACGAGTAGTTCGAATACGACAGCGAGTTCGTTTTGA
- the LOC108851388 gene encoding uncharacterized acetyltransferase At3g50280-like: MADVILVSSSIVRPENINQSCRTKIHLTPYDLKLLYFAYPQRGLLFSKPDQETHIIPKLKASLSAALEIYFPLAGRLITIDNPEDNTVSYYLDCDSSGAKFIHAKAELVSINDLLQPHDSVPNFTRCFFPANDLKSSDGISESLILLQVTELKDGVFISFGYNHMVADGSSFWNFIQTWSTICLNGSSSHIQPLVLKELFLEGIDYPIHIPVQERKIPQKFEIPSKERVFHFAKKNISDLKVKANEEIGSSDLKVSSLQAVLAHIWLSIIKQSGLNREEESHIIVAADMRRRLNPPLDTACFGNVTHQAMATARVGEMLDHGLGWAALQINEQVRSLTSENYKTFAETWVRNVKLPQPKISGGLRKADTYLVVTSSPWFEVYDNDFGWGKPIAVRAEPNNGFGVSLVVFRGVEDGSIDVHATIPLSIWSDVLVNLSTDV; this comes from the coding sequence ATGGCAGACGTGATTCTTGTCTCTTCGAGCATTGTTCGGCCGGAAAACATAAACCAGTCTTGTCGGACAAAGATCCATCTAACCCCCTATGATCTCAAACTTCTTTATTTTGCTTATCCTCAAAGAGGTCTCCTCTTTTCCAAACCCGACCAGGAAACCCATATCATCCCTAAACTAAAGGCTTCTCTTTCTGCTGCCTTAGAGATCTATTTCCCGTTAGCTGGTCGTCTCATCACGATAGACAATCCCGAAGACAATACGGTGTCGTATTACCTTGACTGCGACAGCTCAGGCGCCAAATTCATTCACGCCAAAGCCGAACTCGTCTCCATCAACGATTTGCTTCAGCCTCACGACTCTGTTCCCAACTTCACACGGTGTTTCTTTCCCGCGAACGATCTCAAAAGCTCTGACGGCATCTCTGAGTCCTTGATACTATTACAAGTTACCGAGTTGAAGGATGGAGTTTTTATCAGCTTCGGTTACAATCACATGGTGGCTGATGGTTCTTCCTTCTGGAATTTCATCCAAACTTGGTCCACAATCTGTCTGAACGGTTCAAGTTCTCATATTCAGCCTCTTGTTCTCAAGGAGTTGTTCCTCGAGGGAATCGATTATCCTATCCATATTCCGGTTCAGGAAAGGAAGATACcacaaaaatttgaaattccGTCTAAAGAACGAGTTTTCCACTTTGCGAAGAAGAACATCTCAGACCTCAAAGTTAAAGCCAATGAAGAGATAGGTTCTTCAGATCTAAAAGTCTCGTCTCTTCAAGCGGTTTTAGCACATATATGGCTATCTATTATCAAACAGAGTGGTCTAAACCGTGAAGAAGAGTCTCATATTATAGTAGCTGCGGATATGAGACGAAGGTTGAACCCACCTCTTGACACAGCGTGTTTTGGTAACGTGACACACCAAGCGATGGCTACAGCAAGGGTGGGAGAGATGTTGGATCATGGGCTAGGCTGGGCTGCTTTACAAATAAATGAGCAAGTGAGGTCGCTAACAAGTGAAAACTACAAGACTTTTGCGGAGACTTGGGTCAGAAATGTTAAGCTCCCACAACCAAAGATAAGTGGTGGACTTAGAAAGGCTGATACTTATCTGGTGGTCACAAGCTCTCCATGGTTTGAAGTATACGACAACGATTTCGGTTGGGGAAAACCAATTGCGGTTCGAGCCGAACCAAATAATGGTTTTGGTGTCTCCCTCGTAGTATTTAGAGGAGTTGAAGATGGAAGTATTGATGTTCATGCGACCATACCCTTATCCATATGGTCTGATGTATTAGTGAACCTGTCTACCGATGTTTAA